One window of Chamaesiphon minutus PCC 6605 genomic DNA carries:
- a CDS encoding esterase-like activity of phytase family protein translates to MSLDKNPNSQRKKFGSWILAGTVSFGALLCLMGIAIFLTSCSSELPSEASSRIFNKISIEYIGEYQLPQDLQVKDTPVGGLSGLAYDRQQDRFYAISDDRGDKAPARFYTLKLDLDTKSPQVKFNKVDVTDVTLLKNANGKTYLKWETDTEAIALTSQSSVFISSEGDRSRNVPPFINEFDLKTGQVKQALLIPQRYLPDTEAKRGVQNNLAFEGMTLSPTGTLPASGEPVRLFAATESALMQDKIVPKVGEDGKIPGAKSRWLHYLLSNRPDVISEHLYQLDPPPLGAIEHGLPEIVSIDTSGHFLTLERSFGLTGFSAKIFQATPAGATDTSKIASFKGNTTIQPIKKQLAFDLKQLNIYLDNLEGMALGSKLPDGSQTLLLVSDNNFTKRQITQFLLFKLKQG, encoded by the coding sequence ATGAGTCTAGATAAAAACCCGAATTCTCAACGCAAAAAATTCGGGAGTTGGATTTTAGCCGGGACTGTCTCTTTCGGAGCTTTGTTGTGTCTGATGGGGATTGCGATCTTTTTGACTTCCTGTAGTTCGGAGTTGCCTAGTGAGGCTAGCAGTAGGATCTTCAATAAGATTTCAATCGAGTATATCGGCGAATACCAACTTCCTCAAGATTTGCAGGTCAAAGACACCCCTGTCGGCGGCTTGTCAGGACTGGCTTACGATCGACAGCAAGACAGGTTTTATGCAATTTCTGACGATCGGGGGGACAAAGCTCCAGCTAGATTTTACACGCTCAAACTCGATCTCGATACCAAAAGTCCCCAAGTCAAATTCAATAAGGTAGATGTTACCGACGTCACGTTGCTGAAAAATGCCAATGGGAAAACATATCTGAAATGGGAAACCGATACCGAAGCCATTGCCTTAACCTCACAGTCATCGGTATTTATCTCTAGTGAAGGCGATCGCAGCCGCAACGTTCCGCCATTTATCAACGAATTCGATCTTAAAACTGGGCAAGTCAAACAAGCGTTACTCATTCCACAGCGGTATCTACCCGATACCGAAGCCAAACGCGGTGTGCAGAATAATCTGGCATTTGAAGGCATGACACTCAGTCCTACAGGTACTCTTCCGGCTAGCGGCGAACCAGTGCGACTATTTGCCGCCACAGAATCAGCCTTAATGCAAGATAAAATAGTACCCAAAGTTGGCGAAGATGGCAAAATTCCCGGTGCCAAAAGTCGCTGGCTGCACTATCTGCTGAGCAATCGTCCCGATGTGATTAGCGAGCACCTGTACCAGCTAGATCCGCCGCCATTAGGTGCCATCGAGCATGGTTTGCCCGAAATTGTCTCGATCGATACTAGCGGTCATTTTCTTACCCTCGAACGTTCTTTCGGTCTGACAGGCTTTAGTGCGAAAATCTTTCAAGCTACCCCCGCAGGTGCTACCGATACTAGCAAGATTGCCAGCTTCAAAGGGAATACCACCATTCAACCCATTAAAAAACAATTAGCCTTCGATCTCAAGCAACTCAATATCTACCTCGATAATCTTGAAGGGATGGCTCTCGGCTCCAAGCTTCCCGATGGCAGTCAGACATTATTGTTAGTTAGCGATAATAATTTTACCAAGCGTCAAATCACTCAGTTCTTGTTATTCAAACTCAAGCAGGGATAA
- a CDS encoding AbrB family transcriptional regulator, with protein MAKTKLESAPKARKNAATETATPAPKAEKSAKVAATIAAPTEVESAQTPLTGKALLQRVKELGHLAKRETAKQCGYVKTSASGGVRTDLSGFYDAVLAAKGVKLDETSRDSRGKVATYKATVHKNGQLLIGSAYTKGMGLKEGDTFTIKLGYKHIHLIQDN; from the coding sequence ATGGCTAAAACTAAATTAGAATCTGCTCCCAAAGCTCGTAAAAACGCCGCAACCGAGACAGCTACACCAGCCCCAAAAGCCGAAAAATCGGCAAAAGTGGCCGCAACGATCGCAGCTCCAACTGAAGTCGAATCTGCCCAAACTCCGCTCACTGGTAAGGCTTTACTCCAAAGAGTCAAAGAACTCGGCCATCTAGCAAAGCGGGAAACTGCCAAACAATGTGGCTATGTAAAAACTTCAGCATCGGGCGGTGTCCGTACCGATCTATCTGGTTTTTATGATGCGGTACTAGCTGCTAAAGGTGTCAAATTAGACGAAACTAGTAGAGATAGTCGCGGCAAAGTTGCCACTTATAAAGCAACCGTTCACAAAAATGGTCAGTTGCTGATCGGTTCTGCTTATACCAAAGGCATGGGTCTCAAGGAAGGCGATACCTTTACAATTAAGCTAGGCTACAAGCACATCCATTTAATTCAGGATAATTAA